The genomic stretch TATTTCTTTTTAGGGAAGCAGATGGCACTTATCTTGCCTATGTCAACGATAAGAATGTAATATATGAGAAAATAAGTGATGATATTATGAGGGATATAAAAATATTAGCAAATGAAGAAAACAAAGCAGTAATATATAAAGGTTATAGGGAAAATGGTTTGAAAAGTTTTAGTGAGCCTAAAATACTTTTTGTAACTTATAATATTAAAAAAAACCAATTAAAAGCAAGTATAGATAAGATAGTTAACATAAAAGATAAAAACAATGAGCTTAACGGTAGTGATTGTCTTGAGGCTGTACTAAATAAAGATGGTAGTTATTCAATGCTATTTAAGTATAAAGGAAATGGTACTATCAAAGTATTTAAAATAAATCCTTTTGGTGATTTGATAGAGAAAGATTCTATGAATAACTTTAACATAAAAGTAGCTAATGTCGTTAATAATGGCTTTTATTGCTTTGATGGTAAAGAGTTAGTTTTTCTAAGTAAGTAATTTAGCATTTTTACCTTTTTGTATTGTCAATAACTATAAAACATACTATCTGTTCTTTAGACCTAGCATTAAGCATTTAGTATCTAAAAGTAGCTTTAGCTGCTTTTAGGATATTGAAAAACCCACGATGAATGATAGTGGTTTTTTCAATAAACATATGTGATTTACTAATATTAGTTTTCAATGTGGGATTATTTTTAGTTGGACATGCTGCTACGAAAAAAGTTAAGTGACAGGAGGACGTTTCGTTTGTCAGGTAAATATGAACAAATTATAAACTCTAACCTTAAGTCAGAGGTTAGAGTTTTTTTAATGCCATAATCCCAGCCCCTATTCTTTGACAAATCTACATAGTGGACTTTTTCAAATAATGATATAATTATATAGAATGGTTTAATTTCGTAAAATAAAGGTGATATTTATGGATGAGAAGATTTTATCTTACTTAAAGACATTAAAAAGGCGAAAAACTGTGACTTTAGGAGAATTAGAAAAGCTGTTTTCAGGGGATAAAGAATACGAAGACTTTGCTAAAGAGATAAATAAGCTTGTACAGATGGATATACTCAAAGAAGTAAAGAAACATGGAACCAATCATAAAATAATTCCTTTAGCTAATACCTATCGCTTAAATAAATATGCTTTAAAAAAAGTATTTATTGACGAAATTCAAAATATGCAGCTAAAAATTAGTCCACACATCAATCTCACCGTCTATTTATCCTTAACTGAAAAACAATGGGAAAAAGATTTACCATATATAGAAAAGATAGATGCATATTTAAAGGAAAAGGGATTACCCAAAAGTACAGCTACATCACAAGAACGATCATATTATCTTGTAGGTGATGAAAAATGGATAGATGAAGGTGGAGGTAAAAAGTTATTAGAGAGGTTAGAGCTTTGGGATAAATTAAAAATAAACAATGTGCCAGACCCTCTTATGTTAGCAGTAAACCCACAAAATTTTTCATACTCAGTACATAGACATTTAATAGTTGAAAACAAAGCAACTTACTATGGATTATTAGAAGAACTAAAAAATACTCAATTCACATCTTTAATCTATGGAGCTGGCTGGAAAATAGTATCAGGTATTGAGGCACTGGAAAAACAGCTGGGATTAGAGGATAGTGAGCATATTTTATACTATTTTGGTGATTTAGACTTTGAAGGAATATCTATTTGGTATGCATTAAGCAATAAAAAGCTAGTAAAGCTTGCTATAGAATTTTATACATCTCTTTTACAAAAGGATTATTCAAAGGGGAAAGAAAATCAAGCTAAAAATAAAGAAGCTTTAAATGACTTTTTAGCTTTCTTTGATAAAGAAGACCAAGAAAAAATTAAAGACGTCTTACAAAATGGAGGATATTACCCCCAAGAAGGATTAAATAAAGAAGAATTACGGGAAATATGGAGGAAAATCCTATGATAATAGACACTAAAGCTTTAACTGAAAACTATAGGGAGAGAGTACAGAGATTAGCTTTATTTGACCCCTTGTTTGATCTAAAGAGAAAGAAAACAAGAGACAATAGTGGTAATATTATTGATTATCATAGTCTTGGACTTTTAGCCCTGCTTTTCTTTTTTGAAAATATGTTAATGAGGAATAAAAAGACAGGGGTAAAGGAGTTAGCAGAATTTTTTTATGAAATTAATCAAGGCGAAATAGATTTAGACTTAGAAGGCTTTGAAAAGGCTGCAAGAACAATCATTGAAACCTTTAGACCTCCAGGAGGTAAACGTAACTTTAGAAAGTTTTATAATTGGGAGACTAGAAAAGAAGAAATTGTACAGTATTCAATATTGAAAGCAGAAAAATCAGATATAAAAAACAATACCCAGTATTATACATTGGATGAGCAAGGATTAGAGCTTGTATTTGCAACAAAGGAATACTTTAGTGAATTTCAGCTTTCAATAAATCAGTTGGTACTAAGGAAGCAGTTAGAAAAGGGTGAATTTGTTAGTGCTCTTCGTCAAATAGATGAAATGGCAATAGATGTACAAAATCTTAAGGATAGAATAATAAAAATAAAGCATGAAATACAACGGAATATAATATCCGATGATACATATGAAAGATACAAGAAAATTATAGAAGATGTAAATCTACGCTTAAATCGTGAAAATGAAGAATTTAATGAATTAAGGGCTTTTGTAAGGGATACAAAGGAGAGACTTGAATATGAAGCAAATGAAGAAAAGGATAGAAAAGCCTATCAACTAATTTTAGACATTGATAAAGAGCTAGGAATAGTACATCATCAGCATAACAAGTTGCTTCAGGAAAGTATTATCTTAAAGACAAGTGCATTACAGGCAGCTCAAGAATCTCTATATTATGTAGGAATAGATTCCTTTAACTTTGACCAAGAAATAACAAGTCGACTAATATCTTCACCATTACCCGTTGAAGCATCTCGTAGATTAATCGAACCATTCTTATTTATGGAAAGGTTTGAAACATGGTCTCCTTTAACGGTATTTGCTTCTCAAAGAATTGAATCGGAAACAAAAGAACAAAATTCTTATGAATTTTTAGAAGTAAGTGATGAAAGTTCAATAGATGAACATTGGGATATATTAAAGAAAAACTTTAGAACAGTAATGGAAATGATTTTAGCTATTTTAGGTGATAGAAAGGAAATAACTCTTAAAGAGATAGTTGAATATATAAAAGAAAGTGAAGAATACAGACCGCTATTAAATTACCGTTTTTTCTACGATTTTTGGATTATATTACATCAGTATTCTCCATTAGTTATAGATAAGACTGAGAAAGAGGGAAGGGACATATTTGTCGAAGTAAAGAATCTTCTAAAGGGTAAATTCAAAATAATAACAGCAACAGAAGTAGAAGGCATAATAGAAGGAAGCCACCGATTTAGTATAGGAAATATAAAACTAGAGTTGGAGGAAAAGAACAATGATGTATAATCATGAAGAAGTCATAAAAGCATTTAATTTGTATACAAAATTATCTGTTAATGGCTACGGTGAAAAAGATGAGTTGAGATTATATTTAGCAGATGATGAGATAAGGGGACTTGTGGACCAATTTGCAAAGGAAGTAGACTGTACCATTATTACAGCAGGAGATTATATATATCTTATACCGATCTCTATGGATTCAATTTTTCATGTATCTAATGATACTATAAAACGAAAATACCTACCATCTAAAGCAGTAAATTTAGACATATACATGATGTATGTGGCTATTATAGTCCTTTTTGGAGAATTTTATGATAGCTATCAAACTATTGAAGCAACAAGGGATTTTATATCCTTAGAGAATTGGCTTCTAAGTATAAATGAAAGGGTACTTGCATTAAAGGAATATGATAAAGAAGAATTAAAGGAATTAGAGAAGGATTATGAATACAATTGGATTTCAATAGTAGAAAAATGGGATGCAATGGATGATCTTAAAGAGAATGTAAAGACCCAAGATGCAAGAACTAATAGTAGACTAAGCTTTTTAAACACTGTAAAGAAATTTTTAGAAGAACAAGGGTTAATTAACGATATAGGAAATGATGAAATAGAACTGACTGAAAAAGCTAAGACGATTATACAACGGTATTATATGGAATTAGAATACAATAGAGGGATATTGGAATTTATGTATCAGTTGGATAAAAGAGAGGAGGAAGACAAAGATGCCAGCCATATCTAAAATACGATTTACAAATGTGATATATGAAGGAGGACAAAAAAGATATAATGACGATATATTTTATTTTGATGGACATAATGGAGCAATATTACTAGAAAATGGTGGAGGAAAAACGGTATTTATTCAAACGGCTATACAAGCTATACTTCCACATTCTGATTTAGCAGAAAGAAAAATAAAAGAAACATTATCCCTTGAAGGTAATGCAGCTCATATAGCTATAGAATGGATAATTAATGAAAGACCTAGAAGGTATTTAGTTACGGCAGTTACTCTTTTTATTAATAAAGGTAAATTGAATTCTTATAAGTATTTATACGAATACGAAGGAAATGATGACCACTCTTTAGAAAACATTCCTTTTACTAAAAGAACTAAAGACGGAAAAGCTCGTCCATCTAGTAAAGAGGAAATATATGAATATTATCAATACATGAAGCAAAACCATATGAATGCAAAACTATTCGAAACAATAAAGAGCTATCATAAATATTTAGAAGAAAATTATAAAATAATATCTTCTGAATGGAAAAATATAGTGCTTATAAATAGTGCAGAAGGTGGAGTTGAGGATTTTTTTGATGGATGTAAGACAACAGGTCAACTTGTAGATAACTTACTAATTCCAACTGTTGAAGAAGCATTAGCAGGCAAAGGGACAAAGGATTTTGTAGAGACTTTTGAAAAACAAAGGGAGAGATTTAAAAAACATAAGCAATTAAGAGAGAGAATTGAACAAAGTAGAATTATTGAAAAAGAAATAGATGATTATGTTTTAACTTATTCTAATTTGCATGAAGCTGAAGAAGATTTTTCAAAAAAGAAGGAAGAAGCTAAAGCATTATTCAACTATGCAATAGCAGAAAAAAACAAAATAGAGCATAAAATAAAAGAAAATGAATTAGCTAAAAACGAAACAGAAGAAAAGATAGAAGAATTAAATAGAAAAAAAGCATCCTATGCTCTTGCGTTATTAAAAGAAGAACTAATAGATTTTGAAACAAGGTACAAAAAAGTCAAGGAAAGCTATAATCATATAAAAGGAATATATGAAGAAAAACAAAAAAGAAAATTAAATCTAGAGGTAGCAAGACTTAAAAAGAAAATAAAAGAGAGTCAAGATAAAATAGAATTTTATCAAAAACAGCTTGAAGAACTAGATAAAGACAATGACATTTTAGATATTCAACAAAGACTCGAAACTAATTCTTCAGAATTAAAAGGAATATTTGAAGAACAAGAAGACGAATTACAAAAACAAAACAGATATATAAAAGGACAAATAGATAGGTTAAAAGAAGAGCTTAAATATAGCGAGAAAGAATTAAAAAAATATCAGGATTTAAGAGAAAAGTTAAACAATGAAAAGATAACCTTTGATGCAATAATAACCGAAACAAAAGAGAGAATGGATAATATATGTAGACGGGTTTTAGATAATTACAAATATGAAGACATAGAAGAAGAATATATGAAATGGAAAAAAAGAATAGAAGAACTTAGCAAAAACTTAAATAATATAACTATGGCTGTAAATGTATTGCAGGAGGAAAAAAACTTAAAAACAAGAGAATTACCCGTACTAAGAAATGAACTAAAGAGTTTATTAAGGAAAGAAAGTAAAACTAGTAGTATATTAGATAGAATATCAGAAAATCAAGAAGAATTATTATTAGAATTAAGAGAGTTTACATTAGATTGGGAGCGCTATGATTCTTTATATTTAAAGCAAAACTCTATTACTAATTTCTTTGAAGGTAGAATAGAGAAGTTAAGATTTGAAAAAGAGAAGCTATTAAATGAAGAACGCTATCCAATAGGTTTTATACAGAATATAAAGATAATGAATATTTTACAGCCGACCCACAACTGCAGAATTTAATAGAATCCTGGAAGAGTCAGTTTAACTTACTTGAAAGTGGAACTGAATTTTTCCAAAGGATATCTAATGTCCTTGATGTTTCTAAATCCAAACTGTATAATTCCTATCCATATTGGTCAATTACTGTAGTTACTTCTGAGGGTGAAGTAAATAAGCTCATAAAGAAAATACAGTCAAAGGTTGATACCTTAACTCATCCAGTGTTCATTATTACAGATTATGAAGGAAGAAATATAATTGAAAAGGATGAAGTGATAGAAGAAAGATATTTATATCCAACCTCATGGGAAAAGAACTTAGAGCAAGATAATTTCACTAATTGGAAGAAAATTGTAGGAGTAAAAGCAAAAGAATCCACAGAAAACCGAAAACAAAAAGAAAATGAAATTGAAAGGTATAATAGATTCTTACATGAATTAAAAAGATTTTATGATGAATATCCTTATGAGTATTATCAAGAACTACAAGAAACTTTGAAGGAATTAAAGAAAGGTATAAATAAACTAGAAACTAAAATCAAAGATAGGGAGATAAGGTTAAGTGAGATTGACAGGCAAATAAATGACTATCAAAGAAAGATAGAAGAATTTAAAGGTGAAGAAAACCTGTTAAATATCAAGATTCAAAAGTATTTTGAATATATTGAAGAAAAAGATAAAAAGCAAAGGACAGAGGAAGATAAATATAGAGTAGAAGAAAGAATTAAAGCTATTGATAATGATATTGATAAATATGATGTTGAAGTTAAACATATAAACGAGAAACTAGTAGATATAAACGAAGATCTTAGAGAAACAAATGAGTTAATTAACGATATAAAAACAAATCAACTTTATCAAGAGGTTAAAAAATTTCCAGCTAAACATACTGATAAAAGTAAAGAAGTTTTAAAGCAGGAGAGGCAATATCTTAAAGACATATTAAACGAAAAACAAAGTGGACGTAGCGAAATAGAAAATGAGCTTAAACATTATGAACAAATAAAAGCTGATTTGGAAATAGAACTGAATAAAACCTATAGACAAGCTGAATATGATATAGATGAGAGATTTATCTTTCCTATTAATGGAGAAGATGAAATTGACAGATTGATTAATCAAATAAATGAATTAAAACCTAAAATAGATGAAATAAAGAAAGAATTTGAAAAACGAACAAAAGAATATAATGATAAGTTTAAAGAATATGAAATAAGAGAAAAAGATTTTTATGAACAATATAATGATATATATACGTTTAAAAAATCTCTATCTTTAGTGAAGGAAGAACTAGATAGGGAAGAAACTGAACTACAAAAGGAAAACACATATATTAGTACACTAATAGATAGATGTAAAAAGGAACTAAAAGATATAGACAATTCAATTAATGAATTAGAAAGATACAATATGAGATATAGTTTCCTTATAGATGAAGTGACAGTAAAATCTTTATCTCCAGAAATAATACAGGACTATCCTTATAAACGTAAAGAAATAGTAAAAAATCTGATAGAAAAATTAGAAGAATTATATATCAATGTAGATAAACTAAATGAAATAGTAGAGAAACGCAAGAATAAGTTTATAATTTTTTGTGAAGATAATATAAAGGATATCAAGCTTAAGAAAATGGCAGTAAAGGGAGTTGAAAATAAGAATAAATATAATGAAATATTAAACTGGAAGACAAAACTAAAAGATAGAATATCAAGAACTATAAAAATTGCAGAAGATGATATGAGACAACATGATGAGGAACTTCAGCATTTTATAAACCATTTACACACTTATTTAAGTAATTTAGCTGAAGAACTTCGTATGATACCTAAGAAAACAAAGGTTAAAATTGATGGTAGATGGAAGGAAATATATATATTTGATGTGCCAAGTTGGGATGAACAAGAGGGTAAAGAAGAGTTAAGAAAGCATATTGATTGGATGGTATCTCAATTAGAAGGGGATACATATAAAGATGAGAATGGAAAAGAAGATTATGCACTTATTAAGAAAAACATTGAAAAATGGCTACAATCTAAGCAACTTTTAAAAAATGTAATGAAGAGTAATGAGATAAAGGTTAAATGTAGAAAGGTTACAAACGATGGTAAAGTAAATAGTGCTCCACATTCATGGGAAAGGTCAAATAAATGGTCAGGTGGAGAAAAATGGAGTAAGAATATGGCTCTATTTTTAGGTATATTAAATTATTTAGCAGAAAAAAGACAACATATATCTGTAAATAAAAAACGAAATCGAACAGTTATCATGGATAATCCATTTGGTAAGGCTTCAAGTGACCATGTTTTAGACCCTGTATTTTTTATAGCTGAACAATTAGGATTTCAAATAATAGCACTTACTGCCCATGCTGAAGGAAAGTTTATAAGAAATTATTTTCCAGTTGTATATAGTTGCAAATTAAGACCTTCGGTAAATAACGAGAGTTTGATTATAACTAAAGAAAAGGAAATACGATATACATTCTTTAAGGATAATGACCCTCAATCATTAGAAAGACTTGGAGAACAAGAGCAACTTAGTTTATTTGAAACCTAAATCTTAATTGTTATTTATAAGCTTTTGATATAAAATAAAAGAATAGGTATAAGGTACGGATCTTAGAAGAAGATTAAGGTGTTCCAATTTTAAAACAGGGAGGTCCTATTGTGGAAGAAAAAGTATTTGACCTATTAGAGAAATTATATATACAAATGCAGCAAATTGAATCAAAGATGGCAACAAAGGACGATATAAAGAGATTAGAAAACAATATGATGAGAATGGAAAATGAATTGAAAAACGACGTCAAAGCACTTTACGATGGATATAAGCAAAGTATCGAAGGTATAAATGAATTAAAAGAAAAAGTAGATAAATTAAATGATAAAGTGGAGAACCAAGAGATAAAACTACAAGTATTAAAGACGGCGAAATAATTTAAAGGTCAAGCTAGAGAAATATAAAAGCTTGACCTTGTTTTTATACAGATAATAATTCTGATATAATAAAGATATAAAATGAATTTGATTTAAATTACTAGTATCAATTAATTAGCTGGTTAGTAGATAATATATTATTAACTACCGATAAGGGTAAGGACGTGGACCATAACCATAGCCAGGGCCAGGCCCATATCCTGGACCGGGACTGAATCTGGGACTATTTCTAAATCTATAATAAGGACAATATCTTCGATAAGGACAATATGGGTAAGGGCATCTGAAATTTTGGTCACGATAATAGTCATCGTTATAATTTCTATCCATCAAGATTCACCCCTTTTTTGTGTGGTACAAAGTATGCAAGGGGTGAAAAAAGTGTTACATATCAGTTTGCTTTTTCAGCTTGTCCACTACAAATTCAACTTTCTCTGATGCTCCTAATTGTATTTCGGAAAGTTGTTTAAGGTTATCAATTTCTGAATTAATTTTCCTTAACTCGTTAGATAGTTTTACTAAAATATTATTAATTTCTTTAGCAAAATTTTCGCTACTGCCTGCAAGCTTTTGAATCTCATTAGCAACTACAGAAAAACCTTTTCCATACTTTCCTGCTCTTGCCGCTTCAATATTAGCGTTTCGTCCTAGAATTTTAGTTTGTTGAGCTATTTTATTTACATAGTTTATGATTTTGTCACTTTTATCTATGTATTTATTTGAAGTTTCGGTAGTACTTATTAGATTATTAGTAACATCGTGTATTCTTTCTACAGAGTCAGATATTTCTTTTATTTGGTCTTGTACAACAGTTGAAGTTTCATTAATAATATCCATTTGTTTATTAAGTTTTTCAAGTGTTTCTATATCCCTTTCAACTAAGGTCATAATTAAAAAAGCACCAGTGGAGTCGATAATCTTACAGTCAGAACTAAATTTTTCGTAAACTTCATTTGCTACTGCTTCTATTCCTGTAGCTTCTATTATTACATCTAAGTTGCTTGCATTTATATCATCTACAGATTTAGAGTAGTTAATTCCAAGTTCCTTAGCTAATGAAATTCCAGGTGCATTTAGATTAGTGTCAACTATTATATCTACATTTACTTCGTCAACTCTAGATAAGGATTTTAAGATATTAGTGCCACCGTTTCCCGCTCCTACAATTGCTATATTCACCTCTATCACTCCTTTATACTACTACATTTTATACTACATATAATATCATAAAAAATATAAAGTGCAAATATTTTTTCTAATATCTTTTTCTTAAAGTAACATAGTTAATTAGAGTATTGATAAAGGTTTCATAAGTTACATTTTTTTTAAAAGCAAAATGATTATAGGCCAAATCTCTCATAACTTGCTCGATAGCTTCATCTAAATCAATATCTGAAATTTTTAAGTCACTATTTCTAATGTCTAATTCTTCTTGTACTAAGTTTTTTAGTAACGAATTTATCATAAATTTCCACTCCCTTATACTATAAAAACATTCATTAACATTATACCAAAAAAATCTACACATTGTATACAAATTCAGTTGAATTTTAGGGAATTTAAACAAAAAATAACAAAATTAAAATTTTGTAACAACAAGATGTTGGTAAATAATTACAACAGCAAACAAAAAACATTAAGGTTTATAACAGATATAATTAAATATATAGCACTTTTAGGTCACTAGAGGAAAGAGGTGATAAAATGAACTTTGGAGCTAGGTTAAAGAAATTAAGAAAAGAGCGAAACTTACGTCAAGAGGATTTAGCTAAAACTTTTAAAATTAGTAGGCAGACAATAAGTAATTATGAAAGTAGTTCTAGGTTTCCAAACGATGAGGAGTTCCTTAGAAAATTAGCAAGTTATTTTAACGTATCATTAGATTATTTATTAGGAGCTTCTAATATAAGATTAGGATATGGAAATTATAATACAAAAGAATTAAAAGAGACCAAGTCAAATTATTCATATAAAAACCAAGCAATCAAAAAATTATTTACAGAGATTGATGAATTATCAGCATCAACAATTGAAAAAATAGCAGAAGCTATAAAGCTTTTTAAAGACTAAAATTCCTCCTATATCATAAACTTTTATAAAAAAGGATTTTAATAAAGAAAAATAGAATATTATATATAACGATGTCAGAAAAATCAAAAAAACAAAGCGACTTTGTAGCCTTTAGGAAGGGGGAGTTGTATTGAAAATTAAGTTTTTAGGAGCATCACAAGTAGTAACTGGTTCAAATTACTTAATTACTACAGACAAATATAAGATACTAATAGACTGTGGGTTGTTCCAAGGAAGTAAAGAGCTTGAAAGGCTTAATTTTGAAGATTTTCAGTTTGTTCCTGAAGAAATAGATTTTCTATTTTTAAGTCACGCACATATAGACCATAGTGGTAGGATACCCAAGCTGGTTAAAGAGGGATTCAATGGAAAGATAGTATGTACAAAAGCTACCAAGGATTTATGTGACATAATGCTAGTAGATAGTGGTCATATACAGGAAACTGATGCAAAGTGGGAAAATAATAAAAGAAAAAGGGCAGGGAAACCATTAATTGAGCCTCTTTATACAGCAGAAGATGCAGTTAAGAGTCTAAATTACTTTACTACAGCCTTATATGGACAGAAAATAGATATCAATGAAGATATTACTGTTAGGTTTAGAGATGCCGGACATATACTAGGTTCATCAATAATTGAGTTATGGATAACAGAAAAAGGTAAAGAGATAAAGATAGTATTTTCTGGGGATTTAGGTATGAAAGATAGACCTATAATAAGGGACCCAGAGATTATTGAGGATGCTGATTATCTTATCATTGAATCTACTTATGGTGATAGACTCCATGAAGATGTAGAAGTGAGAGCAGAAAAATTAGTGGACATAATCAATAAAACTGTATCACGTGGAGGAACAGTAGTAATACCATCTTTTGCAGTAGGTAGGACACAAGAGTTAATATATGAACTTAACAAGTATTATGAATATAACAATAATATAGAAGAATTTATGAGAATTCCAATTTATATAGATAGTCCAATGGCAGTATCAGCAACAGATACCTTTAGAAAAAACTCTGATTGCTTTGATGAAGAAGCTAAAAAGCTAATATTAGGTGGAGATAATCCCTTTGAATTTACTAATCTTCATTATATAAGAAGTCAGGAGGAGTCAATTAAGTTAAATAAATCTATATATCCAAAGGTGATTATTTCAGCCAGTGGTATGTGTACTGCAGGTAGAGTTAG from Caldisalinibacter kiritimatiensis encodes the following:
- a CDS encoding MBL fold metallo-hydrolase RNA specificity domain-containing protein produces the protein MKIKFLGASQVVTGSNYLITTDKYKILIDCGLFQGSKELERLNFEDFQFVPEEIDFLFLSHAHIDHSGRIPKLVKEGFNGKIVCTKATKDLCDIMLVDSGHIQETDAKWENNKRKRAGKPLIEPLYTAEDAVKSLNYFTTALYGQKIDINEDITVRFRDAGHILGSSIIELWITEKGKEIKIVFSGDLGMKDRPIIRDPEIIEDADYLIIESTYGDRLHEDVEVRAEKLVDIINKTVSRGGTVVIPSFAVGRTQELIYELNKYYEYNNNIEEFMRIPIYIDSPMAVSATDTFRKNSDCFDEEAKKLILGGDNPFEFTNLHYIRSQEESIKLNKSIYPKVIISASGMCTAGRVRHHLKYNLWKGRNSVIFVGYQAEGTLGRLLKDGVKRVKLLGEQVIVEAEIHSIEGFSAHADRDGLVDWLKGFKKLPSKVFVVHGEKEASHSFAETISEKFKVETIVPNIGDVFELSCEFSKCYSGEVMVPLKQKESIKKELQQVYDEFESIVSRTNKLLDTEFLKSDYDNLKNSLIELHQKLMDINILLGE
- a CDS encoding helix-turn-helix domain-containing protein: MNFGARLKKLRKERNLRQEDLAKTFKISRQTISNYESSSRFPNDEEFLRKLASYFNVSLDYLLGASNIRLGYGNYNTKELKETKSNYSYKNQAIKKLFTEIDELSASTIEKIAEAIKLFKD
- a CDS encoding DUF6063 family protein yields the protein MMYNHEEVIKAFNLYTKLSVNGYGEKDELRLYLADDEIRGLVDQFAKEVDCTIITAGDYIYLIPISMDSIFHVSNDTIKRKYLPSKAVNLDIYMMYVAIIVLFGEFYDSYQTIEATRDFISLENWLLSINERVLALKEYDKEELKELEKDYEYNWISIVEKWDAMDDLKENVKTQDARTNSRLSFLNTVKKFLEEQGLINDIGNDEIELTEKAKTIIQRYYMELEYNRGILEFMYQLDKREEEDKDASHI
- a CDS encoding Wadjet anti-phage system protein JetD domain-containing protein; its protein translation is MDEKILSYLKTLKRRKTVTLGELEKLFSGDKEYEDFAKEINKLVQMDILKEVKKHGTNHKIIPLANTYRLNKYALKKVFIDEIQNMQLKISPHINLTVYLSLTEKQWEKDLPYIEKIDAYLKEKGLPKSTATSQERSYYLVGDEKWIDEGGGKKLLERLELWDKLKINNVPDPLMLAVNPQNFSYSVHRHLIVENKATYYGLLEELKNTQFTSLIYGAGWKIVSGIEALEKQLGLEDSEHILYYFGDLDFEGISIWYALSNKKLVKLAIEFYTSLLQKDYSKGKENQAKNKEALNDFLAFFDKEDQEKIKDVLQNGGYYPQEGLNKEELREIWRKIL
- a CDS encoding methyl-accepting chemotaxis protein — translated: MNIAIVGAGNGGTNILKSLSRVDEVNVDIIVDTNLNAPGISLAKELGINYSKSVDDINASNLDVIIEATGIEAVANEVYEKFSSDCKIIDSTGAFLIMTLVERDIETLEKLNKQMDIINETSTVVQDQIKEISDSVERIHDVTNNLISTTETSNKYIDKSDKIINYVNKIAQQTKILGRNANIEAARAGKYGKGFSVVANEIQKLAGSSENFAKEINNILVKLSNELRKINSEIDNLKQLSEIQLGASEKVEFVVDKLKKQTDM